In Carassius carassius chromosome 7, fCarCar2.1, whole genome shotgun sequence, one genomic interval encodes:
- the LOC132143131 gene encoding P2X purinoceptor 3-like, whose translation MQQCSAKMWSCLTDFFTYETTKSVVVKSWTIGIINRVVQLLIITYFFGWVFLHEKAYQVRDTAIESSVMTKVKGFGEYNNRIMDVADYVTPTQGASVFCVITKLITTENQVQGYCPESEFKLKCYSDDDCKKHMSKPTSNGLLTGRCVHFNTSHKTCEIKGWCPAEIDEIQPNPMMEVENFTIFIKNSIRFPRFNFEKANFLPNINNSYIKRCNFDFESNMYCPIFKVGDVIRFAQQDFTTLAKKGGVIGIKIAWLCDLDKADDECKPAYSFTRLDAMSIKTNVSPGYNFRYAKYFQMENGTEYRTLLKAYAIRFDVLVNGNAGKFDMIPTLINMVAAFTSVGVGTVLCDIILLNFLKGADQYKAKKFEEVSDSHIQSSNSLYRSRDHSEHSIKTDEKFSTDSGAFSIERYS comes from the exons ATGCAGCAGTGTTCTGCAAAAATGTGGAGCTGCTTAACAGATTTCTTTACCTATGAGACGACCAAGTCCGTGGTGGTAAAGAGCTGGACTATTGGGATCATAAACCGTGTCGTCCAACTCCTCATCATCACATACTTCTTTGG CTGGGTGTTTTTGCATGAGAAAGCCTATCAAGTGAGAGACACAGCTATCGAATCATCAGTCATGACTAAAGTGAAAGGGTTTGGAGAGTATAACAACCGGATCATGGATGTAGCCGATTATGTCACACCTACTCAA gggGCGTCAGTGTTCTGCGTTATCACTAAGCTCATCACGACAGAAAATCAAGTTCAAGGCTACTGTCCAGAG AGCGAGTTCAAATTGAAATGTTATAGTGACGATGATTGTAAGAAGCATATGTCAAAACCAACTAGCAATG GGTTGCTGACAGGACGCTGTGTGCACTTCAATACTAGCCACAAAACCTGTGAGATTAAAGGATGGTGTCCTGCAGAGATTGATGAAATTCAGCC AAACCCCATGATGGAGGTGGAGAACTTTACCATCTTCATCAAGAACAGCATTCGCTTCCCACGTTTTAACTTCGAAAA ggcaaactttttgcccaacATCAATAATTCCTACATAAAGCGGTGTAATTTTGACTTTGAGAGTAACATGTATTGTCCGATATTCAAAGTGGGGGATGTGATCCGATTTGCACAACAGGACTTTACTACTCTAGCTAAAAAA ggGGGAGTGATAGGGATAAAAATAGCGTGGCTGTGTGATTTAGACAAGGCAGATGATGAGTGCAAGCCGGCCTACTCCTTCACTCGCCTGGACGCCATGTCAATAAAGACCAATGTGTCTCCAGGATACAACTTCAG GTATGCAAAGTATTTTCAAATGGAGAACGGGACCGAGTATCGCACTCTGCTGAAAGCCTATGCTATCAGATTTGATGTGCTGGTTAATGGAAAT GCAGGAAAATTTGACATGATCCCAACCTTAATCAACATGGTTGCTGCCTTCACTTCTGTTGGCGTG ggTACAGTGCTTTGTGACATCATTCTGCTCAACTTTTTGAAAGGAGCTGACCAATACAAGGCCAAGAAATTTGAAGAG GTATCAGATTCACATATTCAGAGCAGTAATTCACTGTACAGGAGCAGAGACCACAGCGAGCATTCAATCAAAACTGATGAGAAGTTCTCCACCGACTCCGGCGCATTTTCCATTGAACGTTATAGTTAA